A genome region from Bradyrhizobium sp. WSM1417 includes the following:
- a CDS encoding GatB/YqeY domain-containing protein produces MLRDDINNAVKEAMKAKEERKLSTLRMVNSTIKNADIEARGSGKPPLSDADLLGVFQKMIKQRQESVELYEKGGRAELAAQEREEIAVISAYLPKQMSDDAVKKAISDAIAETGAAGMKDMGKVIAVLKTKYAGQMDFGKASGLVKAALTG; encoded by the coding sequence ATGCTGCGCGACGACATCAACAATGCGGTCAAGGAGGCCATGAAGGCCAAGGAAGAGCGCAAGCTGTCAACGCTGCGCATGGTCAATTCGACCATCAAGAACGCCGACATCGAGGCGCGCGGCAGCGGCAAGCCGCCGCTCTCCGACGCTGATCTGCTCGGCGTGTTTCAAAAGATGATCAAGCAGCGCCAGGAATCGGTCGAGCTCTATGAGAAGGGCGGCCGCGCCGAACTCGCCGCGCAGGAGCGCGAGGAGATCGCGGTGATCTCGGCGTATCTGCCGAAGCAGATGTCGGACGACGCCGTCAAGAAGGCGATCTCGGATGCCATCGCCGAGACCGGCGCCGCCGGCATGAAGGACATGGGCAAGGTGATCGCCGTGCTGAAGACGAAGTACGCCGGCCAGATGGATTTCGGCAAGGCGTCCGGTTTGGTGAAGGCTGCGTTGACGGGCTAG
- a CDS encoding acyl-CoA synthetase, producing MLTEANTYDELYGSFRWEIPARFNMAEACCDRHADGTGRLALVYVDENGAITRTSFDHVAEMSRCFANVLKADGLARGDRVAVFLSQSLELPIAHMAAFRSAMISIPLFALFGEDALEFRLSNSQAKAIVTDEGGWEKLSKIRDRLPELKNVYIVGERTPAGTTSFWNSVKAASPDFTLVDTSADDPALIIYTSGTTGNPKGALHAHRVVLGHLPNVEMCHNFLPRPGDLMWTPADWAWIGGLINGLFAFWYHGIPLVGHRARKFEPQAAMQMMADLGVRNVFLPPTALKLMRQAGVTHPGVKLRSIFTGGESLGGELLGWVRETFGVDAHEVFGQTECNLVIGSNANLFPIRPGSMGKATPGFDVRIVNDRGEEQPRGQRGIIGVRQPCPCTMLEYWRNPEATAKKYAGEFLLTGDLGVQDEDGYFWYVSREDDVITTAGYRVGPSEIEHTLMKHPAVAMAAVVGIPDPIRTESIKAWIVLRPGFAAGDALAREIQEFVKVQLAAHEYPRFVEFAETLPMTATGKVLRRELRALG from the coding sequence ATGCTCACCGAAGCCAACACCTATGACGAACTCTACGGCAGTTTCCGCTGGGAGATCCCGGCGCGCTTCAACATGGCGGAGGCCTGCTGCGATCGCCACGCCGACGGCACCGGCCGGCTCGCGTTGGTCTATGTCGACGAGAACGGCGCCATCACGCGCACATCCTTCGACCACGTCGCGGAGATGTCGCGCTGCTTCGCCAATGTGCTGAAGGCGGATGGCCTTGCCCGCGGCGACCGCGTCGCGGTGTTCCTGTCGCAGTCGCTGGAGCTGCCGATCGCGCACATGGCCGCGTTCCGTTCGGCGATGATCTCCATCCCGCTGTTCGCCCTGTTCGGCGAGGACGCGCTGGAATTCCGCCTGTCGAACTCGCAGGCCAAGGCGATCGTCACCGACGAGGGCGGCTGGGAGAAGCTTTCGAAGATTCGCGACCGTCTGCCGGAGCTGAAGAATGTCTACATCGTTGGCGAACGAACGCCGGCGGGCACGACATCGTTCTGGAATTCGGTCAAGGCTGCATCGCCCGACTTCACGCTGGTGGACACGTCTGCGGACGATCCCGCGCTGATCATCTACACCTCGGGCACGACGGGCAATCCGAAGGGCGCGCTGCACGCCCACCGCGTCGTGCTCGGACATCTCCCCAATGTCGAGATGTGCCACAACTTCCTGCCGCGCCCCGGCGATCTGATGTGGACGCCGGCGGATTGGGCCTGGATCGGCGGCCTCATCAACGGTCTGTTCGCGTTCTGGTATCACGGCATTCCCTTGGTCGGTCACCGCGCGCGAAAGTTCGAGCCGCAAGCGGCGATGCAGATGATGGCCGATCTCGGCGTGCGCAATGTCTTCCTGCCGCCGACCGCGCTGAAGCTGATGCGGCAGGCCGGCGTGACGCATCCGGGAGTCAAGCTGCGCAGCATCTTTACCGGTGGCGAGTCCCTCGGCGGCGAGCTGCTCGGCTGGGTCCGCGAGACTTTCGGCGTCGACGCGCATGAGGTGTTTGGCCAGACCGAATGCAATCTCGTGATCGGCAGCAACGCGAATCTGTTTCCGATCCGCCCCGGTTCGATGGGCAAGGCGACGCCGGGTTTCGACGTCCGCATCGTCAACGACAGAGGCGAGGAGCAGCCACGCGGACAGCGCGGCATCATCGGCGTGCGCCAACCCTGTCCTTGCACGATGCTCGAATACTGGCGCAATCCGGAAGCGACGGCGAAGAAATATGCCGGCGAGTTCCTGCTCACCGGCGATCTCGGCGTGCAGGACGAGGATGGTTACTTCTGGTACGTCAGCCGCGAGGACGACGTCATCACCACCGCCGGCTATCGCGTCGGACCGTCCGAGATCGAGCACACGCTGATGAAGCATCCGGCGGTGGCGATGGCGGCGGTGGTCGGCATTCCCGATCCGATCCGCACCGAATCGATCAAGGCCTGGATCGTGCTGCGCCCGGGCTTTGCCGCCGGCGACGCACTCGCGCGCGAGATCCAGGAATTCGTCAAGGTGCAACTCGCCGCCCACGAATACCCGCGCTTCGTGGAGTTCGCGGAGACACTGCCAATGACCGCGACCGGAAAGGTGCTGCGGCGCGAGCTGCGAGCGCTCGGGTAG
- a CDS encoding ATP-binding protein: MSLRTRLLILVIAAMLVPASLVGLRFVQNRSSEINAALANLAASADDIASDLSEKIQGTAQLHYGLARARDLDTRDKAACSAFLSDVREEYPQFTGILTIDPDGSLFCDSLRTNRTLDLRDRAYFKQALVSRSVVVEPVFGRLTGISVLQIAYPVRSEAGALKLVLLASFNLRKFAEYHHKRLLAEKDILLIDATGTVLVAPSTAGWTAPVGASIAGSDLLRFATAPDQKAFQEVTDRDGRTQVWAVAHSPSIRDAGLFILVGRSKDGLVAAANRRLYEDMAILAVALLLLLAGVWILATVSVGRQVGRLANMAKRLGLGDLSARIPPPHPRGELGRLMTLLNGTAESLEQQRAAIADLNQKLSQSQKMEAMGQLTGGVAHDFNNLLTVILGNSEHLADRLAGNKELHRIAGDIATAAERGSDLTRSLLAFARKQPLRPRDIDISKKIQEMEALLRRPLGEHIECAFVLEPDVGLTSVDPGQLTTALLNLVLNARDVMQLGGRLTIEARNVSLGESDLDINGEPRPGDYIMVAVTDTGSGMTAEVASRAFEPFFTTKEVGKGTGLGLSMVYGFVRQSGGLVQMQSAPRQGSTVRLFFPRLATPPNEDAPPAEGIVTREGNETILVVEDDDMVRTYVESELKALGYRVITAASGPAALELLRQSADIDLLFTDVVMPGGMFGPELARQAIQLRPGLKVLFTSGYSQNPVKAPDGIGDARILTKPFRRRDLAAMLRSALSTPQR, encoded by the coding sequence ATGAGCTTGCGTACCCGGCTATTGATACTCGTCATCGCGGCCATGCTGGTGCCGGCGAGCCTCGTCGGGCTGCGTTTCGTGCAGAACCGGAGCAGCGAAATCAACGCCGCCCTCGCCAATCTGGCCGCCTCGGCCGACGACATTGCCAGCGATCTGAGTGAGAAGATTCAAGGCACCGCGCAGCTTCACTACGGTCTGGCCCGCGCGCGCGACCTCGACACGCGCGACAAGGCGGCGTGCTCGGCGTTTCTATCGGACGTGCGCGAGGAATACCCTCAGTTCACGGGAATCCTGACCATCGACCCGGACGGCAGCCTGTTCTGCGACTCGCTGCGGACCAACCGCACCCTCGATCTGAGGGATCGCGCCTATTTCAAGCAGGCCCTGGTCTCGCGCAGCGTCGTGGTTGAGCCGGTATTCGGCCGGCTGACCGGAATATCGGTGCTCCAGATCGCATATCCGGTGCGATCTGAGGCGGGCGCGCTGAAGCTGGTGCTGCTCGCCTCGTTCAACCTGCGCAAATTTGCCGAGTATCACCACAAGCGGCTGCTCGCCGAGAAGGATATCCTGCTCATCGACGCCACGGGCACCGTTCTCGTCGCCCCCTCGACAGCCGGCTGGACCGCGCCCGTGGGCGCGTCGATTGCGGGATCCGACCTGCTCCGCTTCGCGACGGCTCCCGATCAAAAGGCATTTCAGGAAGTGACCGATCGCGACGGCCGCACGCAGGTCTGGGCCGTCGCCCACTCGCCTTCGATCCGTGATGCCGGCCTCTTCATCCTGGTCGGACGTTCCAAGGACGGACTGGTCGCAGCGGCGAATCGCCGGCTTTACGAGGACATGGCGATCCTCGCGGTGGCCTTGCTGCTGCTGCTGGCCGGCGTATGGATCCTCGCAACCGTGAGCGTCGGGCGCCAGGTCGGGCGGCTCGCCAACATGGCGAAGAGACTCGGGCTCGGCGATCTCAGCGCGCGAATTCCCCCGCCCCATCCGCGCGGCGAGCTGGGGAGATTGATGACCCTGCTCAATGGCACCGCCGAGTCGCTCGAGCAGCAACGCGCGGCCATCGCGGACCTCAACCAGAAGCTCAGTCAATCCCAGAAAATGGAGGCCATGGGCCAGCTCACCGGCGGCGTGGCGCATGATTTCAACAACCTCCTCACCGTCATTCTCGGCAATTCGGAGCACCTTGCCGACAGGCTGGCGGGAAATAAGGAGTTGCACCGGATCGCCGGCGACATCGCAACAGCCGCCGAGCGCGGCTCCGACCTGACGCGGAGCCTGCTCGCCTTCGCGCGCAAGCAGCCCCTGAGGCCGCGAGACATCGACATTAGCAAGAAGATTCAGGAGATGGAGGCGTTGTTGCGCCGGCCGCTGGGCGAACACATCGAATGCGCTTTCGTGCTCGAACCGGATGTGGGGTTGACCAGCGTCGATCCCGGCCAGCTGACGACGGCCCTGCTCAATCTCGTGCTCAACGCGCGCGATGTCATGCAGTTGGGCGGCAGGCTGACCATCGAGGCGCGCAACGTCTCGCTCGGTGAATCCGACTTGGACATCAACGGCGAGCCGCGACCGGGCGACTATATCATGGTGGCTGTGACGGACACCGGCAGCGGCATGACCGCCGAGGTGGCGAGCCGGGCGTTCGAGCCGTTCTTCACCACCAAGGAGGTCGGCAAGGGGACCGGGCTCGGCCTGAGCATGGTCTACGGGTTTGTTCGGCAGTCCGGCGGGCTGGTGCAGATGCAGTCCGCACCGAGACAAGGCAGCACCGTCAGGCTGTTCTTTCCCCGCCTGGCGACACCGCCAAACGAGGACGCCCCACCCGCCGAAGGGATCGTCACGCGCGAAGGAAACGAGACCATTCTCGTCGTCGAGGACGACGACATGGTTCGGACTTATGTCGAAAGCGAGCTGAAGGCGCTCGGCTACCGCGTCATCACGGCCGCAAGCGGCCCGGCGGCGCTCGAATTGTTGCGCCAGTCCGCGGACATCGACCTGCTGTTCACCGACGTCGTGATGCCCGGCGGCATGTTCGGGCCGGAGCTTGCCAGGCAAGCAATCCAGTTGCGGCCCGGGCTCAAGGTGCTCTTCACCTCCGGGTACAGCCAAAATCCGGTCAAGGCGCCCGACGGGATCGGCGATGCCCGCATCCTGACCAAGCCGTTCCGGCGGCGAGACCTCGCCGCGATGCTGCGATCCGCGCTGTCGACGCCGCAGCGGTGA
- the carA gene encoding glutamine-hydrolyzing carbamoyl-phosphate synthase small subunit, which yields MTQHDNDHAWPDHKPTALLVLADGTVLEGFGLGAEGQAVGEVCFNTAMTGYEEILTDPSYAGQLITFTFPHIGNVGTNDDDIETVNMAATPGARGVILRTAITDPSNYRATKHLDQWLKARGIIGLSGIDTRALTALIRSKGMPNAVIAHAKDGEFDLHGLKEEAREWPGLEGMDLVPMVTSGQRFTWDETPWLWDKGFGRQDNPEFNVVAIDYGIKRNILRLLAGVGCKVTVVPATTSSEDILAMKPDGVFLSNGPGDPAATGKYAVPVIQDVIKSGTPTFGICLGHQMLGLAVGAKTKKMHQGHHGANHPVKDETTGKVEITSMNHGFAVDESTLPTGATQTHISLFDGSNCGIQLDGKPVFSVQYHPEASPGPRDSHYLFQRFADLMRQKKTA from the coding sequence ATGACACAACATGATAACGATCACGCTTGGCCGGACCACAAACCGACCGCGCTGTTGGTGCTTGCTGACGGCACGGTGCTGGAAGGCTTTGGCCTCGGCGCCGAAGGCCAAGCCGTCGGCGAGGTCTGCTTCAACACCGCGATGACCGGCTATGAGGAGATCCTCACCGATCCCTCCTATGCCGGCCAGCTCATCACCTTCACGTTCCCGCATATCGGCAATGTCGGCACCAACGACGACGACATCGAGACGGTGAACATGGCCGCGACGCCCGGCGCGCGCGGCGTGATCCTGCGCACCGCAATCACCGATCCCTCGAACTACCGCGCCACCAAGCATCTCGACCAGTGGCTGAAGGCCCGCGGCATCATCGGCCTCTCCGGCATCGACACCCGCGCGCTGACCGCGCTGATCCGCAGCAAGGGCATGCCCAACGCCGTGATCGCACACGCCAAAGACGGCGAGTTCGACCTGCACGGCCTGAAGGAAGAAGCGCGCGAATGGCCGGGCCTCGAGGGCATGGACCTCGTGCCGATGGTCACCTCCGGCCAGCGCTTCACCTGGGACGAGACGCCCTGGCTCTGGGACAAGGGCTTTGGCCGCCAGGACAACCCGGAGTTCAACGTCGTCGCCATCGACTACGGCATCAAGCGCAACATTCTGCGCCTGCTCGCCGGCGTCGGCTGCAAGGTGACGGTGGTGCCGGCAACGACGTCATCCGAGGACATCCTGGCGATGAAGCCGGACGGCGTGTTCCTGTCGAACGGTCCCGGCGATCCGGCCGCGACCGGCAAATATGCCGTGCCCGTGATCCAGGACGTGATCAAGTCGGGCACGCCGACATTCGGAATTTGTCTCGGCCATCAGATGCTCGGCCTCGCCGTCGGCGCCAAGACCAAGAAGATGCACCAGGGCCATCACGGCGCCAATCATCCCGTGAAGGACGAGACCACCGGCAAGGTCGAGATCACTTCGATGAACCACGGCTTTGCCGTGGACGAGAGCACCCTGCCGACGGGCGCGACGCAGACCCACATCTCGCTGTTCGACGGCTCCAATTGCGGCATCCAGCTCGACGGCAAGCCGGTGTTCTCGGTGCAGTACCACCCCGAGGCCTCACCGGGTCCGCGCGACTCGCACTATCTGTTCCAGCGTTTTGCGGATCTGATGCGGCAGAAGAAGACCGCGTAG
- a CDS encoding SRPBCC family protein, with product MNLDQFKPLTVYTIYIAATPDKVWEALTSAEFSRKYFSGFAVEMEPRLGGKFVVRAPDGSEHISGDVFEYDPPNRLTVTWNVNWPDLVAKLGTTLVTYEIEQAGEAVRLTMSERHDRPLSDDILSGGRTGWPAILSGLKSLLETGKAPQIKMAPPARMLEALRAMGIKTP from the coding sequence ATGAACCTCGATCAGTTCAAGCCGCTCACCGTCTACACGATCTACATCGCCGCGACGCCGGACAAGGTGTGGGAGGCGCTGACCTCCGCCGAGTTCAGCCGCAAATACTTTTCCGGCTTTGCGGTTGAGATGGAGCCAAGACTCGGCGGCAAATTCGTCGTGCGCGCGCCTGATGGGTCGGAACACATCTCGGGCGATGTGTTCGAATACGATCCGCCGAACAGGCTGACGGTGACGTGGAACGTCAACTGGCCCGACCTCGTCGCGAAGCTCGGCACCACGCTTGTCACTTACGAGATCGAACAAGCCGGCGAGGCCGTCCGCCTCACCATGAGCGAACGTCACGACCGCCCGCTCAGCGACGACATCCTGTCCGGCGGCCGCACCGGCTGGCCCGCAATCCTGTCGGGGCTGAAGAGCCTGCTGGAAACGGGCAAGGCGCCTCAGATCAAGATGGCGCCGCCGGCGCGGATGCTGGAAGCGTTGAGGGCGATGGGTATCAAGACGCCGTAG
- a CDS encoding transglutaminase family protein gives MKLRVGFEMLYEFPQPTPMIMVLGTHFTRASDVIVPDLVTTRPSVPITPYRDLFGNWCSRIVAPAGAFRLAGDGVVSDSGLPDPAFPNAAQHAVEALPTDTLVYLLGSRYCETDRLSDIAWKLFEHTPPGWARVQAICDFVHRHIAFGYEHARATKTAREVYDEGKGVCRDYAHLAIAFCRCMNIPARYCTGYLSDIGTPKPWAVGDFAGWFEAYLGGSWHMFDPRNNTPRIGRVLIAQGRDAADVPITQTFGPNKLLNFKVWTDEVA, from the coding sequence ATGAAGCTCCGCGTCGGGTTTGAGATGCTATACGAATTCCCGCAGCCCACGCCCATGATCATGGTGTTGGGCACGCACTTCACCCGCGCCTCCGATGTCATCGTGCCCGACCTGGTGACCACGAGACCCTCGGTGCCGATCACCCCCTATCGCGACCTCTTCGGCAATTGGTGCAGCCGTATCGTAGCGCCGGCCGGCGCCTTTCGCCTTGCCGGCGATGGGGTCGTGAGCGACAGCGGCCTGCCCGACCCGGCGTTTCCGAACGCGGCTCAACACGCCGTCGAGGCGCTGCCGACCGACACGCTCGTCTATCTGCTCGGCAGTCGCTACTGCGAGACCGATCGCCTGTCGGATATCGCATGGAAATTGTTCGAGCACACGCCGCCCGGTTGGGCGCGGGTCCAGGCCATCTGCGATTTCGTTCATCGTCACATCGCTTTTGGCTATGAGCACGCGCGCGCAACCAAGACGGCGCGAGAAGTCTACGACGAAGGCAAGGGTGTGTGCCGCGACTATGCTCATCTTGCCATCGCGTTCTGCCGCTGCATGAACATCCCGGCACGCTACTGCACCGGCTATCTCAGCGACATCGGAACGCCGAAGCCTTGGGCCGTGGGAGATTTCGCCGGCTGGTTCGAGGCTTATCTCGGCGGAAGCTGGCACATGTTCGATCCCCGCAACAACACGCCGCGGATCGGCCGCGTGCTGATCGCGCAAGGACGCGATGCCGCGGACGTCCCGATCACCCAGACCTTCGGTCCGAATAAGCTGCTCAATTTCAAGGTATGGACCGACGAGGTTGCCTGA
- a CDS encoding helix-turn-helix transcriptional regulator — protein sequence MDEVFKALADASRRSLLDRLHARNGQTLNELCEGLAMTRQAVTKHLGILEQANLVTTIRHGREKLHYLNPVPIHQIGERWIKKFERGKLAALGELKRQLEKRDE from the coding sequence ATGGATGAGGTCTTCAAAGCGCTCGCCGATGCGTCACGACGGTCGCTGCTCGACAGGCTTCACGCCAGGAACGGCCAGACGCTGAACGAGCTTTGCGAAGGGCTCGCGATGACGCGCCAGGCGGTGACCAAGCACCTTGGGATTCTGGAACAGGCCAACCTGGTCACGACCATCAGGCACGGCCGCGAAAAGCTGCACTATCTCAATCCGGTTCCGATCCATCAGATCGGCGAGCGCTGGATCAAGAAATTCGAGCGCGGCAAGCTCGCCGCACTCGGCGAGTTGAAACGCCAGTTGGAGAAGCGTGATGAGTAA
- a CDS encoding SRPBCC family protein, which yields MSKPQFVYVTYIETTPTRLWEALTSSEFTQQYWFGAEVRSDWKIGSPFALLLDGETTDSGEILEADPPRRLSYSFKHQKYEELRGEPISRVVFTIEPFGSLVRLTVLHDGFVEGGKYLGAVSNGWPAILSGLKSLLERGKVLAIPRAALNKGFDAK from the coding sequence ATGAGTAAGCCGCAATTCGTCTATGTCACCTACATCGAGACCACGCCAACGAGATTGTGGGAGGCGCTGACATCAAGCGAGTTCACCCAGCAATACTGGTTCGGCGCCGAGGTCAGGTCCGATTGGAAAATCGGCTCCCCGTTCGCGCTGCTGCTGGACGGCGAGACCACCGATTCCGGCGAAATCCTAGAAGCCGATCCGCCGCGGCGGTTGTCCTACAGCTTCAAGCATCAGAAATACGAAGAGCTGCGCGGCGAACCGATCTCGCGCGTCGTGTTCACCATCGAACCGTTCGGCTCGCTCGTGCGTTTGACGGTGCTGCATGACGGCTTCGTCGAAGGCGGCAAATATCTCGGCGCCGTTTCCAACGGCTGGCCGGCGATCCTGTCCGGTCTCAAGAGCCTGCTGGAACGCGGCAAAGTGCTGGCCATTCCGCGCGCAGCCCTCAACAAGGGATTTGATGCAAAATGA
- a CDS encoding DUF2189 domain-containing protein, with product MSISGKVDPVVRPVAATDIAEALVEGLRDFQALPLYGLCFGALYAAGGIAIMLCFTAFGMVYLVYPLAAGFALLGPFVAIGLYEVSRRRERGKPVSPGAIWSAVRARSEIGWMAFVTLFVFVVWMYQVRLLIALLLGLHASFSSLQEFMTVVLTTNEGLLFLGIGNAVGAVLSLILFSLTVVSFPLLLDREVDFVTAMVTSVRAVVASPLPMIGWAAVIVMVLIVSALPYFLGLVVTLPVLGHATWHLYRRIVVPVA from the coding sequence ATGTCCATTTCGGGCAAGGTCGATCCGGTGGTGCGTCCCGTCGCGGCGACCGACATCGCCGAGGCGCTGGTCGAGGGCCTGCGTGACTTCCAGGCGCTGCCGCTTTACGGCCTCTGCTTCGGTGCGCTCTACGCGGCCGGCGGCATTGCCATCATGCTGTGCTTCACCGCGTTCGGCATGGTCTATCTGGTCTATCCGCTGGCCGCCGGCTTCGCGCTGCTCGGGCCATTCGTGGCGATCGGGCTCTATGAAGTCAGCCGCCGTCGCGAGCGCGGCAAGCCCGTCTCGCCCGGCGCGATCTGGTCGGCCGTGCGCGCGCGCAGCGAGATCGGCTGGATGGCCTTCGTCACGCTGTTCGTCTTCGTGGTCTGGATGTATCAGGTGCGGCTTCTGATCGCGCTGCTGCTTGGCCTGCATGCCTCGTTCTCGAGCCTGCAGGAGTTCATGACGGTGGTGCTGACCACGAACGAGGGCTTGCTGTTCCTCGGCATCGGCAACGCGGTGGGCGCAGTGCTGTCGCTGATCTTGTTTTCGCTGACCGTGGTGTCTTTTCCGCTGCTGCTCGACCGCGAGGTCGATTTCGTCACGGCGATGGTGACAAGCGTGCGCGCGGTCGTCGCCAGCCCGCTGCCGATGATTGGCTGGGCCGCGGTGATCGTGATGGTCCTGATCGTCTCGGCGCTGCCGTATTTTCTGGGGCTGGTGGTGACGCTGCCCGTGCTCGGGCACGCGACCTGGCATCTTTATCGGCGGATCGTGGTGCCGGTGGCGTAA
- a CDS encoding epoxide hydrolase family protein, giving the protein MTAIKPFRIAISDDILTDLKSRLARTRWPEAELVDDWSQGAPLKWIQEICAYWADGYDWRAREAKLNRFEQFTTEIDGLDIHFLHARSNEPSALPLIITHGWPGSIVEFQKVIAPLVDPVAHGGNPADAFHVVCPSLPGFGFSGKPNTTGWGVDRIAATWVKLMDRLGYARYGAQGGDWGSAVTTSLGMQDGEHCAGIHVTLAFNAAPKVEGEPTPEEKRALAGLKHYVDLDSGYSKQQSTRPQTLGYALTDSPSGQAAWILEKFWAWTDCNGHPENIFTKDELLDNVMLYWATETATSSARLYWESFGKRRTSPVVKVPTGVAVFPKEIITPVRRWMEPNFHNITHWSEMEKGGHFAAFEQPELYVGEVRKFFRTVR; this is encoded by the coding sequence ATGACCGCCATCAAGCCGTTTCGCATCGCCATCAGCGACGACATTCTCACCGACCTCAAATCGCGCCTCGCCCGCACGCGCTGGCCGGAGGCGGAGCTGGTCGACGACTGGAGCCAGGGTGCGCCGCTGAAATGGATCCAGGAGATCTGCGCCTATTGGGCTGATGGCTATGACTGGCGCGCGCGTGAGGCCAAACTCAACCGCTTCGAGCAGTTCACCACCGAGATCGACGGGCTCGATATCCACTTCCTGCATGCGCGCTCGAACGAGCCGTCGGCGCTGCCGCTGATCATCACCCATGGCTGGCCCGGCTCGATCGTCGAATTCCAGAAGGTGATCGCGCCGCTGGTCGATCCTGTCGCGCATGGCGGCAATCCCGCCGATGCTTTCCACGTCGTCTGTCCGTCGCTGCCGGGCTTTGGGTTCTCCGGCAAGCCGAACACCACCGGCTGGGGCGTCGATCGCATCGCCGCGACCTGGGTCAAGCTGATGGACCGGCTCGGCTACGCGCGTTATGGCGCGCAGGGCGGCGACTGGGGCTCGGCGGTGACGACCTCGCTTGGCATGCAGGACGGCGAGCATTGCGCCGGCATCCACGTCACGCTCGCCTTCAACGCCGCGCCGAAAGTCGAGGGCGAGCCGACGCCGGAAGAGAAGCGCGCGCTCGCCGGCCTGAAGCATTATGTCGACCTCGACTCCGGCTATTCGAAGCAGCAATCGACGCGGCCGCAGACACTCGGTTACGCTCTGACCGATTCGCCGAGCGGACAAGCGGCCTGGATTCTGGAAAAATTCTGGGCCTGGACCGATTGCAACGGTCATCCCGAAAACATCTTCACCAAGGACGAGTTGCTCGATAACGTCATGCTCTACTGGGCGACGGAGACGGCGACCTCGTCGGCGCGGCTCTATTGGGAAAGTTTCGGCAAGCGCCGGACCTCGCCGGTCGTCAAGGTGCCGACGGGCGTGGCTGTCTTCCCCAAGGAGATCATCACGCCGGTGCGGCGCTGGATGGAGCCGAACTTTCACAACATCACGCATTGGAGCGAGATGGAGAAGGGAGGCCATTTCGCCGCATTCGAGCAGCCGGAGCTGTATGTCGGCGAGGTCAGAAAGTTCTTCCGGACGGTGCGCTGA